In Melanotaenia boesemani isolate fMelBoe1 chromosome 16, fMelBoe1.pri, whole genome shotgun sequence, the following proteins share a genomic window:
- the ttl gene encoding tubulin--tyrosine ligase, which produces MNAAMYTFVTRDDNSTIYAEVSKILLSTGQWKRLKRDNPRFNLMLGERNRLPFGRLGHEPGLVQLVNYYRGADKLCRKASLVKLIKTSPELSDFSNWFPESYIIYPTNLNTPVAPATNGISHLKSNPKTDEREVFLASYHAKKESGEGTVWIAKSSAGAKGAGILISHDANQLLEYIDNQGQVHVIQKYLEKPLLLEPGHRKFDIRSWVLVDHQYNIYLYREGVLRTSSEPYNSSDLRDMTSHLTNHCIQKEHSQNYGRYEEGNEMFFDEFRLYLLNTHNVTLETAILPQIKHIIKSCLTCIEPAISTKHLSYQSFQLFGFDFMVDESFKVWLIEINGAPACAQKLYPELCQGIVDVAISSVFTLNSGGDSSSASSSPYSSSPSSLFTTNSCSSPKLRGPLHVGPFTRL; this is translated from the exons ATGAACGCCGCGATGTACACCTTTGTTACCCGTGACGACAACAGTACTATTTATGCAGAAGTTTCTAAAATCCTCCTCTCAACTGGACAGTGGAAGAGACTAAAAAGAGACAATCccagatttaatttaatgcttGGTGAACGGAACAGATTACCCTTTGGACGTCTGG GCCATGAACCAGGACTGGTGCAGCTGGTGAATTACTACAGAGGGGCAGACAAGCTTTGCAGAAAGGCATCTCTGGTCAA GTTAATAAAGACCAGCCCAGAGCTGTCCGACTTCAGTAACTGGTTTCCAGAGTCCTACATTATCTATCCTACCAACCTCAACACCCCTGTTGCTCCAGCTACAAATGGCATCAGCCATCTGAAAAGCAATCCTAAAACAGATGAGCGGGAGGTATTCTTGGCATCTTATCACGCCAAAAAAGAAAGTGGGGAGGGCACAGTCTGGATAGCCAAGTCTTCTGCTGGAGCTAAAG GTGCTGGTATTTTGATATCCCATGATGCTAATCAGCTCCTGGAGTACATTGACAATCAGGGACAGGTTCATGTTATTCAGAAGTACCTGGAGAAacctctgctgctggagccgGGCCATCGGAAGTTTGACATCAG GAGCTGGGTGTTAGTGGATCACCAGTATAACATCTATTTATACCGGGAGGGTGTGTTGCGGACCTCATCAGAGCCCTACAACAGCTCTGACCTTCGAGACATGACCAGCCACCTGACCAACCACTGCATCCAGAAGGAGCACTCCCAGAACTACGGACGATACGAGGAGGGGAACGAGATGTTCTTCGATGAGTTCAGGCTGTACCTGCTGAACACTCATAATGTCACCTTGGAGACTGCCATATTACCTCAGATCAAGCACATCATAAA GAGCTGTCTGACATGTATAGAGCCTGCAATCAGCACCAAGCACCTGTCCTACCAGAGCTTCCAGCTCTTTGGATTTGATTTCATGGTAGACGAAAGCTTCAAAGTGTGGCTCATTGAAATTAACGGAGCTCCAGCCTGTGCACA GAAACTCTATCCAGAACTCTGTCAAGGTATCGTGGATGTGGCCATTTCCAGTGTCTTCACTCTAAACAGCGGTGGAGACTCCTCATCTGCTTCCTCTTCACCTTACTCTTCCTCCCCATCCTCACTGTTCACCACCAACTCCTGCTCCTCTCCTAAACTGAGAGGGCCTCTTCATGTTGGTCCGTTTACTCGAttgtaa